From the genome of Alkalimarinus coralli:
ATTGCGTTGATTTTGCTGAGTTTTTATCGCCTTTTTCATAGCGCGAATTATAGCATACGAGCGATAAAAAGACGCTAAAACACTGATTCATAATGCAGTTTTTTATGCCCTTTCATCAGGCTAATGTCATAACCATCAAGCAGCCAGTTAATCTGTTGACCGGAAAGAGAAATGACGTCTTCACCATGGCGAGGCCAACGAAACTTTTCTTCAGCAAGGGATTTGTAATAGAGCACAAAACCATTATTCTCCCAGAAAAGGCATTTGATTTTATTGCGCTGTCGGTTGGTAAACGCATAAAGCGCACCGTCAAATGGATTATGCGCCAACTCCTGTTCGACAAGTGCTGAAAGCCCTCGTATGCTTTTCCGGAAATCAACGGGATCGCGATACAGAAAAATGGCGGGCATCTCGTAACTGGGGCGAAAGTAGTGCGTCATGATAGACGCTTAATGAGCTGGCACACCAAATCAAAGTTAGTGTCCGAGAGGCCGTCAACAGTCATCCCATTTGGGAAATTAATTGTTAGACCTGACGCTTGCTGAAAACCGAAGCCTCCGGGGAGTACTTTAACAAATTCGCTACCTTGAGTGACTGACGGTGACGATTGAGAAGTACCTTCGAACTTCAGTTTCCAATAGATGAAGCGGTGGTAAATGAGGTCATGTTTTTTACAAAATGTGGTTTGAGGCAGCCCGGATGCTTTCCAGGCGGTAACCTGCTGCATCCAGTAGGTGTTTAATTGATCAAGTTGGCTGTTTTCCATGTCTTTTCTCCCGCGTGTGTGGTTAGGAGAAATTTTCAAGTAGTCGCTGGAAGATTAAAAGGTGCTGATTTAACATCGCTTACTATGATCCAAATACGCAATAACTTACGTAAACCAGTACTGATTGCACAAGAAATCTTGTTGCAGACATCGCTATACAGGCCTGTAAGCAGGCCAGAAACCGATAGTTGAGAGGTTAAATGTGAGCCACTATAACGCACCTTTAGACAATATTTACTTTCTACTTTTTGATACCTTAAAAGCAAACAGGCTAACTGAATGCGAAGGTTTTGAAGACGCAACGGAAGAACTACTCAAAGCAGTCATTGAAGAAGCAGCAAAGCTCGCGGAGCAGGTATTGCTGCCCGTTAATGCGCAAGGAGATCGAGAAGGCTGCACCTATAACCCCGAAAGCCACTCTGTAACAACACCGTCCGGGTTTAAAGACGCCTATAAACATTACATTCAGGGCGGCTGGAGTGGCCTGTCAGCATCACCAGAGTTTGGCGGACAAGGCCTCCCTCACCTTCTTAAAATGATTGTCGATGAAATGGTCTGCTCCACCAATCTTTCTTTTGGTATGTACCCAGGCCTTTCTCATGGCGCAATTGATTGCCTGACAAAACATGGCAACGACCATCTCCAAAAAGCGTACCTTCCAAAACTAATTACGGGTGAGTGGACTGGCACGATGTGCTTGACGGAACCTCAGTGCGGTACTGACTTAGGACTGATTAACACCAAAGCCACACCCGACAACGATGTTTATAAAATCACAGGCACTAAAATCTGGATTACCGGCGGCGAAAACGATCTGGTAGATAATATTGTTCACCTTGTGCTTGCAAAGCTACCCGATGCACCCGAAGGAAGCCGTGGTATTTCACTATTTTTAGTGCCCAAAATACTCGAAAACGGGGAACGTAATACCGTTTTCTGCGGTGGCCTTGAACACAAAATGGGGATCAATGGCTCTGCTACATGTGTAATGAATTTTGAAGACGCCACTGGCTGGCTAATTGGTGAGCCTAACCAAGGCCTTAAGTGTATGTTTACTATGATGAATGCGGCACGAATTATGGTAGGAATACAAGGGCTGGGGCTGGCAGAAACCGCTTATCAGGTATCGCGGGGGTTTGCCAAGGAGCGACTACAAAGCCGTTCACTCGATGGAGCAGCACAGCCCAATCAAAAGGCTGACCCCATTATTGTGCACCCTGACGTTCGTCGCATGTTGTTAAGACAAAAGGCGATTATTGAAGGCTCCAGAGCTATAGCCTATTGGACGGGACTTCACCTTGATTATAGCCATAGTCACCCGGAGTCGTCTCAGAGAGAACGTTCTGATGATATCGTCCAGCTTATGACCCCCATTGTGAAATCGTTTTTAACTGATGAAGGTTTTGCAAGCTGTGACCAAGCATTGCAGTCAATGGGAGGGGCTGGTTTTACCCAGGACTGGCCTGTCGAGCAGTTATTAAGGGATGGCAGAATCTCGCGT
Proteins encoded in this window:
- the tnpB gene encoding IS66 family insertion sequence element accessory protein TnpB (TnpB, as the term is used for proteins encoded by IS66 family insertion elements, is considered an accessory protein, since TnpC, encoded by a neighboring gene, is a DDE family transposase.); protein product: MTHYFRPSYEMPAIFLYRDPVDFRKSIRGLSALVEQELAHNPFDGALYAFTNRQRNKIKCLFWENNGFVLYYKSLAEEKFRWPRHGEDVISLSGQQINWLLDGYDISLMKGHKKLHYESVF
- the tnpA gene encoding IS66 family insertion sequence element accessory protein TnpA, whose product is MENSQLDQLNTYWMQQVTAWKASGLPQTTFCKKHDLIYHRFIYWKLKFEGTSQSSPSVTQGSEFVKVLPGGFGFQQASGLTINFPNGMTVDGLSDTNFDLVCQLIKRLS
- a CDS encoding acyl-CoA dehydrogenase family protein, yielding MSHYNAPLDNIYFLLFDTLKANRLTECEGFEDATEELLKAVIEEAAKLAEQVLLPVNAQGDREGCTYNPESHSVTTPSGFKDAYKHYIQGGWSGLSASPEFGGQGLPHLLKMIVDEMVCSTNLSFGMYPGLSHGAIDCLTKHGNDHLQKAYLPKLITGEWTGTMCLTEPQCGTDLGLINTKATPDNDVYKITGTKIWITGGENDLVDNIVHLVLAKLPDAPEGSRGISLFLVPKILENGERNTVFCGGLEHKMGINGSATCVMNFEDATGWLIGEPNQGLKCMFTMMNAARIMVGIQGLGLAETAYQVSRGFAKERLQSRSLDGAAQPNQKADPIIVHPDVRRMLLRQKAIIEGSRAIAYWTGLHLDYSHSHPESSQRERSDDIVQLMTPIVKSFLTDEGFASCDQALQSMGGAGFTQDWPVEQLLRDGRISRIYEGTNGIQALDLVGRKLTMHNGRLAQVYLSEMKSLLEGIANKQHLATANRFIEVLQETLGGLVIRSAKDPIEAAAIATPLLRMFALTTLAVLWAKMANQTESSSTTSRFRETFLSGKRKTADHFYRLFYPEMIALAEDVKAGKESLMTFSQEEF